The Achromobacter spanius genome includes the window CTGGGCATGGCCACCTTGAACCGGCCCGCACTGTCATCGCGCCGCGCGGCCTTGAAGACCTTGGTGGCGCTGGTGGTGGCGGGGCCGGTGGGCTGGGCGGCGTGGCGCGCCGACCCCATGAATTGGACGGCCGACTACCGCAGCGGCGCCGGCGAGCGGCGCGACGTGGGGCTGGCCGACGGGTCCACCCTGCAACTGAACACCGCCAGCGCGGTGGACGTGGTCTTCGATGCCACCACCCGCCTGCTGCGGCTGCGCGCAGGCGAAATTGCGGTGCATGTTGTGGCTGACGTAGTGGGCAATTCAGTGGCAAATTCCGTGGCCGATGCCGGGGCATATCCCGGGGCCAATTCCATGGGAACCCCCTTTGCCCAACCGCGCCCCTTCGTCGTCCGCACCCGCCTGGGCGATATCGAAGCCCCGCCGTCGCGCTTTTGCGTGCGGCAGGACGGCGTGCAATGCCAGGTCAGCGTGCAGGAAGGCCGTGTGCGTCTCAGCCGGGGCGGGCAAATCCTGAACCTGGCGGCGGGCCAGCAGGGCAGCCTGAGCGATGCCGGCGTGTCCGACCCGTCGCCCGCCGATCCGCACGCCGCGGACTGGATGCGCGGCGTGCTGCACGCCAGCCAGTTGCGTCTGGATGCCTTCGCCGTGGAGCTGGGCCGATATCGCCCGGGCGTGTTGCGCTGCGACCCCGATGTGGCGCATCTGCGGATATCCGGCGCCTTCCAATTGAACGACACCGACGCCGTGCTGGCCGCCTTGCCCGCGACCCTGCCGGTGCAGGTGCGCTATCGCACGCCCTATTGGGTGACCATCGGTCCGCGCGCGTCTTCAGCGTGAATGAGTCTCTGTTACAAAATACCCGCGCGCGCGCTGTCCGATTTCCAAATCACGCGGGTCATGGTCTGTATAGGCAAACGAATGCCGATACCCGTTGGATCGAAAGGACGACCATGGCTTATCTTCCCGCCGGCCGCGCAAGCGGCTCCCGACCCGCGCAGGCTGCGCATCGCGTCACTCACCTGACTTGCGCCGTGCGTGCCGCCTTGGCGTTTGCCGCCGTGTCCGCCGCGACGCTGCCGCTGGCCGCCGCCCAGGCGCAATCCACGCAATCCACGCAAGCCAGCGCCAGCGCCGCGCGCAGCTATCGCATTCCGGCGGGCACGCTGGCCGAGGCGCTGCCGCGTTTTGCCGACAGCGCGGGCGTGACCGTGTTGTTCGATGGCGCGCTGGTGGGCCAGCGCCGCACGCCGGGGCTGTCAGGCACCTACTCCGTGGCGGACGGCTTCGCGCGCTTGCTGGAGGGCAGCGGCCTGGCCGTGCAGGAACGTAGCGTGGGCGTCTTCGTGCTGCGCGCCGCCCCGCAGGCCGGCGTGACGCAACTGGCGCCCGTCAAGGTGGAAGGCGAGGGGGCATTGATCACGCCCGCCTGGGAAACCAGCACCGACCGCCAGCGCATGGACGACTTGCAGATCAAGAACTGGAGCGACCTGGGCAAGCGCGCCGAAGCCGGCGTGAGCTTCAACCGGACC containing:
- a CDS encoding FecR domain-containing protein — its product is MHHGGELNGVGGELPAVERNVAREAARWLLRLSSGRATDADVHACDQWRASKAEHEHAWQRAQRVNERFGLIPSALGMATLNRPALSSRRAALKTLVALVVAGPVGWAAWRADPMNWTADYRSGAGERRDVGLADGSTLQLNTASAVDVVFDATTRLLRLRAGEIAVHVVADVVGNSVANSVADAGAYPGANSMGTPFAQPRPFVVRTRLGDIEAPPSRFCVRQDGVQCQVSVQEGRVRLSRGGQILNLAAGQQGSLSDAGVSDPSPADPHAADWMRGVLHASQLRLDAFAVELGRYRPGVLRCDPDVAHLRISGAFQLNDTDAVLAALPATLPVQVRYRTPYWVTIGPRASSA